A window of the Isosphaera pallida ATCC 43644 genome harbors these coding sequences:
- a CDS encoding four helix bundle protein — translation MTVTLQSYRDLEVWRKAMDLAVICYRVTRSYPKQELFGLTTQIRRASSSIPANIAEGQGRQSTKEFLNFLSIARGSLKELETHLILSWRLHFLPKPILDDLLNQTETISRMIAGLRKSLENRL, via the coding sequence ATGACAGTGACTCTCCAATCATACCGCGACCTCGAAGTTTGGCGGAAGGCAATGGATCTTGCCGTAATCTGCTACAGAGTGACTAGAAGTTATCCGAAACAAGAACTTTTCGGTCTCACAACCCAAATTCGAAGAGCATCCTCTTCGATTCCAGCAAACATCGCAGAGGGACAAGGACGACAGAGTACAAAAGAGTTTCTCAATTTTCTCAGCATCGCTAGAGGCTCTCTCAAAGAGCTGGAAACACATTTGATTCTCAGTTGGCGACTTCATTTTCTTCCAAAGCCGATACTCGACGATCTCCTCAACCAAACCGAAACAATCAGTCGTATGATTGCGGGGCTCCGAAAAAGTTTAGAAAATCGTCTTTGA